The window GTGATTTCACGAACCTTGGCCGGGAACAGGTTTTCCTCGTGCACCACAGGATTGACGTTGATCGCTTCAGGGCGGCAGAACAGCCGGCCCGATGCGGTCTTGGCGCTGCCATCGGCGAGGCGCATGTTCATTCCGCCGACCTGGGCATGGCTGTCGCTGCTGCTGTGGAACGGCAGCCAGTTGCCCTGACCAACGAACTCCGCCACGAACGGCGTGGCCGGGCGGTTGTAGATTTCCTGCGGCGTAGCGTACTGCTCGACCTTGCCGTTGTTCATCACGGCGATGCGGTCGGCCATCAGCATGGCTTCGTCCTGGTTGTGGGTGACCATCAGGGTGGTGATGCCGAGGCTGCGTTGCAGTTGTCGCAGCTCAGTACACAGATGCTCGCGAACGCGGGCGTCGAGAGCCGACATCGGTTCGTCGAGCAGCAGCAGCGAAGGCGCCGGTGCCAACGCGCGGGCCAGTGCAACCCGCTGCTGCTGGCCGCCGGACAACTGGCCCGGGTACTTTTTCTCGCTGCCGCTCAGACCAACCAGTTCCAGCATCTGACCAACGCGCTGACGCACCTGATCACGACCGCTGCCGGCCAGGCCGTAGGCAATGTTCGCTTCGACGGTGAGATTGGGGAACAACGCGTAGGACTGGAACAGAATGCCGTAGTCCCGCGCCTGCGGTGCCAGATGGGAAACGTCGCGGTCACCCAGGAACAACTCGCCGCTGTCCTGCTTCTCCAGACCGGCGATGCAACGCAGCAAGGTGGTTTTGCCGCAGCCCGACGGGCCGAGCAAGCAGACCAGTTCACCGGCCGCCACGTCGAGGGACACGTTATCCAGCGCGGTAAAGGCGCCAAAGCGCTTCTGTACGCCGC of the Pseudomonas sp. MAG733B genome contains:
- a CDS encoding putative 2-aminoethylphosphonate ABC transporter ATP-binding protein — protein: MNSSIATALTNPGAPMKVRGVQKRFGAFTALDNVSLDVAAGELVCLLGPSGCGKTTLLRCIAGLEKQDSGELFLGDRDVSHLAPQARDYGILFQSYALFPNLTVEANIAYGLAGSGRDQVRQRVGQMLELVGLSGSEKKYPGQLSGGQQQRVALARALAPAPSLLLLDEPMSALDARVREHLCTELRQLQRSLGITTLMVTHNQDEAMLMADRIAVMNNGKVEQYATPQEIYNRPATPFVAEFVGQGNWLPFHSSSDSHAQVGGMNMRLADGSAKTASGRLFCRPEAINVNPVVHEENLFPAKVREITFLGNRCRMSFELDHLPGHALLAELAPEAMPRLGAQQIMVALPPRSLQVFA